In Shewanella sp. MR-4, the genomic stretch TTCAGCAGTGAACAATTAGAAGATGAGTATTTTGCCCTGTTCCTCGGTGTGGGTTGTGGCGAAATCCTGCCCTATGGCAGCTGGTTTATGACAGGCTCACTGATGGATAAGCCCTTGGCTCTGCTACGCCAAGACTTAATGCAACTCGGTTTTGAACGTGAAGAAAACGTCAAAGAACCCGAGGATCATGTGGCCGCCCTGTGCGAAGTCATGGGTACGCTTATTCTTGAAGCTCCAGGCTACCGTCAGCTGGCGTTCTATCAACGCCACATGGGCAGCTGGATTCAGCGCTTCTGCGACGCCGTCAGCAAAGCCCCGAGCGCTGCGTTTTATGCCACGGTTGCCCATCTTGCTAAGGCGTTTTTTGAGATGGAAGCCGCCGAGTTTGAACAGCTCAGTTTAGATATACCCGTTAATTGCCCTGGCAGTGCCGAGTTACAACCTGCGGCTAGCGATTTAGAAAAACAAGTGGAATTAATGAACTAAGCTTAACAGGGTTAGCGATGCACATACCTGTGCCTATCGCGCGTGAGTTTGATAGGCAAAGGTGGACTTAAGGTTCACCTTTGCCACAAAAAGGAAGCTTAGGCTTCCACAGTAACCGAGGTGGTCGTGGTATGCATCACCTCACCCAGTAACACAAGGAGACACTATGAAGAAGCAAGCTTCCGACATGGGCCGTCGTCAATTGCTCAAAGCATTGGCACTCGGCAGTGCGGCTGGCGCGGTTGCGACTGTCAGTAGCCAAGCTCTGGCTGCGACCCCAACAGTTGCCCCAAGCGAAACTAAGAGTGACAACTATCGCGAAACCGACCATATCCGTAACTACTATGCGTCGTTGAACAACTAACCAGAGGAGTGTGTGTGATGCGATTAACCCGCAAAACAGACCAAGTCGTCGAGCCAAAAGTGCCCGCCCTCGGTCTCAATCGTCGCCAATTCTTAAAATCTGCAGGTCTTGCCACTGGTGGTATCGCCGCCGCGTCTATGCTTGGCACAGGCATGATGCGTAAAGCACAGGCGCAGGAACATATCCCCCATAATGCACCGACTGAAGTCAAACGTACTATTTGCTCTCACTGCGCTGTGGGTTGTGGTATCTATGCTGAAGTGCAAAACGGTGTGTGGACAGGTCAAGAACCCGCGTTCGATCATCCATTTAACCAAGGCGGCCACTGCGCGAAAGGGGCTGCACTGCGTGAACACGGCCACGGTGAGAAACGCCTGAAATACCCAATGAAGTTAGAAGGCGGTAAGTGGAAGAAGATCTCTTGGGATCAAGCCATCAATGAAGTGGGTGATAAAATGACTGCGATTCGTCAAGAATCGGGTCCTGACTCTATCTACTTTATGGGTAGCGCTAAGTTCTCTAACGAACAAGCCTATTTATATCGTAAACTCGCGGCACTGTGGGGCACAAACAACGTCGACCACTCAGCCCGTATTTGTCACTCTACCACGGTAGCCGGTGTTGCTAACACTTGGGGCTACGGTGCGCAAACCAACTCGTTGAACGATATCCGCAACTCTAAGTGCGTCATGTTTGTGGGTTCAAACCCAAGTGAAGCGCACCCAGTCGCCATGCAACACATTTTGGTGGCAAAAGAGCGCGGCGCTAAGATTATCGTTGTTGATCCACGTTTCACCCGTACTGCAGCTAAGTCTGACGAGTACGTGCATATCCGCCCAGGTACCGATATCCCCTTCATCTATGGTCTGTTATGGCACATTTTTGAAAACGGCTGGGAAGATAAAGAGTTCATCAAGCAACGTGTTTACGGCATGGAACGTATTCGCGATGAAGTGAAAAAATATACGCCTGAAGAAGTCGAAAACGTTGCTGGCGTGCCTAAGGCGCAAATGTACCGTATCGCTAAAATGTTAGCCGAAACCAAACCTGGCACTATCGTATGGTGTATGGGCGGTACTCAGCACCACGTCGGTAACGCCAACACCCGTTCATACTGTATTTTACAGTTAGCGCTGGGCAACATGGGCGTATCAGGCGGCGGTACTAACATTTTCCGTGGTCATGATAACGTGCAAGGCGCGACTGACTTTGGTCTGTTATTCGACAACTTACCCGGTTACTACGGTTTAACTTCTGGCGCTTGGGCTCACTGGTCTAACGTTTGGGACTTAGATCCAAAATGGGTTGCAGGCCGTTTCGACCAAGGCGAGTACCTAGGTCAAACACCTCAAACCTCAACGGGTATTCCCTGCTCTCGCTGGCACGATGGTGTACTAGAAGATAAAACCAAGATCGCGCAAAAGGACAACATCCGTCTGGCGTTCTTCTGGGGTCAATCTGTCAACACCGAAACCCGTGGCCGCGAAGTACGTGAAGCACTGAACAAGTTAGATACTGTGGTTGTTGTCGACCCAATCCCAACCATGGCCGGTGTTATGCACCAGCGTAAAGATGGGGTGTATCTGCTCCCTGCGTCGACTCAATTTGAAACCTACGGCTCAGTGTCTGCCACTAACCGTTCGATTCAATGGCGCTCTAAAGTGATCGAGCCGCTGTTTGAGTCTCTGCCTGACCACGTCATTATGTACAAACTGGCGAAAAAGCTGGGTATCGAAAAAGAATTCTGTAAGCACATCCAAGTGAATGGTGAAGAGCCATTGATTGAAGACGTGACCCGCGAATTCAACAAAGGCATGTGGACCGTCGGTTACACAGGCCAGAGCCCAGAACGTCTGAAAATGCACCAAGAAAACTGGGGCACTTTCGATGTTAACAGCCTGACCGCACCGGGCGGCCCAGCTAAAGGTGAAGTCTACGGCTTACCTTGGCCATGTTGGGGTACTCCAGAGATGAAACACCCTGGTACCCAAATCCTTTACGATCAATCCAAAGAAGTGAAAGACGGTGGTGGTAACTTCCGCGCCCGTTATGGTGTTGAACACAATGGTGTGAATATTCTCGCCGACGGTTCATTCTCCAAAGGCAGTGAAATTCAAGATGGTTATCCTGAGTTTACCGCCGACATGCTCAAGCAATTGGGTTGGTGGGATGATTTAACTGAAGAAGAGAAAAAATACGCCGAAGGCAAAAATTGGAAAACAGATATTTCTGGTGGTATCCAACGTGTTGCCATCAAACACGGCTGTATTCCTTTCGGTAACGCAAAAGCGCGTTGTATCGTGTGGACTTTCCCAGACGATATCCCGCTGCACCGCGAGCCACTCTACACTCCTCGTCGTGACTTAGTCGCTAAGTACCCAACCTACGAAGACCGTATGGTTGCCCGCCTACCGACCCTGTATAAGTCAATTCAGGATAAGGACTTCACCCAAGGCTTCCCACTGACACTGACCTCTGGTCGTTTGGTGGAATACGAAGGTGGTGGTGAAGAATCTCGTTCTAACCCTTGGTTG encodes the following:
- a CDS encoding twin-arginine translocation signal domain-containing protein, which codes for MKKQASDMGRRQLLKALALGSAAGAVATVSSQALAATPTVAPSETKSDNYRETDHIRNYYASLNN
- a CDS encoding molybdopterin-dependent oxidoreductase — encoded protein: MRLTRKTDQVVEPKVPALGLNRRQFLKSAGLATGGIAAASMLGTGMMRKAQAQEHIPHNAPTEVKRTICSHCAVGCGIYAEVQNGVWTGQEPAFDHPFNQGGHCAKGAALREHGHGEKRLKYPMKLEGGKWKKISWDQAINEVGDKMTAIRQESGPDSIYFMGSAKFSNEQAYLYRKLAALWGTNNVDHSARICHSTTVAGVANTWGYGAQTNSLNDIRNSKCVMFVGSNPSEAHPVAMQHILVAKERGAKIIVVDPRFTRTAAKSDEYVHIRPGTDIPFIYGLLWHIFENGWEDKEFIKQRVYGMERIRDEVKKYTPEEVENVAGVPKAQMYRIAKMLAETKPGTIVWCMGGTQHHVGNANTRSYCILQLALGNMGVSGGGTNIFRGHDNVQGATDFGLLFDNLPGYYGLTSGAWAHWSNVWDLDPKWVAGRFDQGEYLGQTPQTSTGIPCSRWHDGVLEDKTKIAQKDNIRLAFFWGQSVNTETRGREVREALNKLDTVVVVDPIPTMAGVMHQRKDGVYLLPASTQFETYGSVSATNRSIQWRSKVIEPLFESLPDHVIMYKLAKKLGIEKEFCKHIQVNGEEPLIEDVTREFNKGMWTVGYTGQSPERLKMHQENWGTFDVNSLTAPGGPAKGEVYGLPWPCWGTPEMKHPGTQILYDQSKEVKDGGGNFRARYGVEHNGVNILADGSFSKGSEIQDGYPEFTADMLKQLGWWDDLTEEEKKYAEGKNWKTDISGGIQRVAIKHGCIPFGNAKARCIVWTFPDDIPLHREPLYTPRRDLVAKYPTYEDRMVARLPTLYKSIQDKDFTQGFPLTLTSGRLVEYEGGGEESRSNPWLAELQQEMFIEMNPADAADRGIRDGDNVFVHGPEGAKITVKAMVTPRVVPGECFMPYHFAGIFEGENLAKNYPEGTVPYVQGESANTILTYGYDVVTQMQETKSSLCQVSKA
- a CDS encoding molecular chaperone; translated protein: MTESVRQVSENDQLRADIYQLLAALLRRHPSPELLQFLANLEIDANEDNEMTKAWLSLQLAAQQFSSEQLEDEYFALFLGVGCGEILPYGSWFMTGSLMDKPLALLRQDLMQLGFEREENVKEPEDHVAALCEVMGTLILEAPGYRQLAFYQRHMGSWIQRFCDAVSKAPSAAFYATVAHLAKAFFEMEAAEFEQLSLDIPVNCPGSAELQPAASDLEKQVELMN